The following coding sequences are from one Bufo bufo chromosome 2, aBufBuf1.1, whole genome shotgun sequence window:
- the LOC120991293 gene encoding zinc finger protein 501-like, with product MMEEHQPLISQENPCKNSEGNVMLSLNYEDEDILQRSSGENVITLNVHPRLHSTDLSYNPPNHKEPSPGQPQIVTTSIGQKAGERFQFRTVEKRYSCSECEKCFTDKSNLIRHKRIHTGEKPYSCSECEKCFTDNSQLVIHKRIHTGEKPYSCSECGKCFTMKPQLIAHQRIHTGEKPYSCSECKKCFTNNSNLVRHKRIHTGEKPFSCPECGKSFTQKSDLVKHGRIHTGEKPYSCLRCRGSFTSKSSLLRHERNHTGKKSSSCSECGKSFAQKSDLVKHVRIHTGEKPYACSECGKCFTQKSDYAKHERIHTGEKLFSCLRCRRSFTGKSTFIRHKNIHTGEKSYSCSEYEKCFTDKSNMVTHGRIHIREKTYSCSECGKLFITKAKLRDHQRIHTGVMPYSCLECGKCFITKALFRDHQTSHTGEKPF from the coding sequence AAAATCCCTGTAAGAATTCTGAAGGAAACGTCATGTTATCACTAAATTATGAAGATGAAGATATCCTGCAGCGCTCTTCAGGGGAAAACGTTATTACCCTTAATGTACATCCaagacttcacagtacagatctgtcatataatccCCCTAATCATAAGGAACCTTCTCCTGGCCAACCACAGATTGTTACCACAAGTATAGGTCAGAAAGCGGGTGAAAGATTTCAGTTTCGTACTGTGGAGAAACGTtactcctgttcagaatgtgaaaagtGCTTTACCGATAAATCAAATCTAATTAGGcataaaagaattcacacaggagagaagccgtattcatgttcagagtgtgaGAAGTGCTTTACAGATAATTCACAGCTTGTTatacataagagaattcacacaggagagaagccgtattcatgttcagaatgtgggaaatgttttacaatgaAACCACAACTTAttgcacatcagagaattcacacaggagagaaaccatattcgtgttcagaatgtaaGAAGTGCTTTACTAATAATTCAAATCTTGTTAGACATAagcgaattcacacaggagagaaaccattttcatgtcccGAATGTGGGAAATCATTTACACAAAAATCTGATCTTGTGAAACATggtagaattcacacaggagagaaaccatattcatgtttacGGTGTAGAGGATCCTTTACAAGTAAATCAAGTCTTCTGAGACATGAAAGAAATCACACAGGAAAGAAGTCAtcctcatgttcagaatgtggcaaatcctttgcacaaaaatcagatcttgttaaacacgtgagaattcacacaggagagaagccatatgcatgttcagaatgtgggaaatgttttacacaaaaatctgaTTATgctaaacatgagagaattcacacaggagagaagctctTTTCGTGTTTACGATGTAGAAGATCCTTTACAGGCAAATCAACTTTTATTAGACATAAGaatattcacacaggagagaagtcatattcatgttcagaatatgagaaatgttttacagataaatcaaatATGGTCACACATGGGAGAATTCACATAAGAGAGAagacgtattcatgttcagaatgtggaaaattgtTCATTACTAAAGCCAAACTTAGGGATCATCAGAGAATTCATACAGGAGTGATGCcgtattcatgtttagaatgtggcaaatgttttattaCTAAAGCACTATTTAGAGATCATCAgacaagtcacacaggagagaagccattttga